From one Musa acuminata AAA Group cultivar baxijiao chromosome BXJ2-6, Cavendish_Baxijiao_AAA, whole genome shotgun sequence genomic stretch:
- the LOC135615740 gene encoding uncharacterized protein LOC135615740 — protein sequence MSAKSGSSFNLSAVGKDFSLVSPHKDRSLFDLPSWSFSQKEDLRDIISSSSEESCSSTAVGKGKSYDILSHLTQLKESKKIHSDDLDISLVNLKGRKKNHMDELDMNIDASSPVQRIPDPDCIFPFKEDFPSVLSPRTDFTWGRSKSNIPVDHESFYDFNFENNISGELSGFAFQPQKPHAHTQMSEGCLPYSFSAGDSQHDTQLSDSVRQRNASKTSGESEGISINLENKILSEKSLYSLSERENNNEAPSERLELNKRKASSCSSKAYDPPEEAEVPWKTKEVSELQTYINDKVSLDPSDIRNKESLKDNLGSEVTLLEAFQVRSLICLTKFC from the exons ATGTCAGCAAAAAGTGGCTCTTCATTCAATCTTTCGGCAGTAGGAAAAGACTTCAGCCTTGTATCTCCTCACAAGGATAGAAG TCTGTTTGATCTACCTTCTTGGTCTTTCTCACAAAAAGAAGACTTGCGGGACATCATAAGTTCATCAAG CGAGGAGTCCTGCTCATCTACTGCAG TGGGGAAAGGTAAAAGTTATGACATACTATCACACTTAACACAAttgaaagaaagcaagaaaatccaCTCAGATGATCTGGATATAAGCTTAGTGAATCTGAAAGGACGCAAGAAAAACCACATGGATGAGCTGGATATGAACATAG ATGCATCATCTCCAGTTCAGAGAATTCCAGATCCTGACTGCATTTTCCCCTTCAAGGAGGACTTTCCTTCAG TACTGAGTCCCAGGACAGACTTCACATGGGGAAGATCTAAATCAAACATACCTGTTGACCATGAAAGTTTTTATGACTTCAACTTTGAGAACAATATATCAGGAGAGCTATCAGGTTTTGCCTTTCAGCCCCAGAAGCCTCACGCACATACCCAGATGTCAGAAGGTTGTTTACCATATTCATTTTCTGCTGGGGACAGTCAACATGACACTCAATTGTCTGATTCAGTGAGGCAAAGGAATGCTAGCAAGACCAGTGGAGAATCAGAAGGAATTTCAATAAATCTAGAAAACAAGATCCTTAGTGAAAAATCTTTGTATTCACTAAGCGAAAGAGAGAATAACAATGAGGCACCAAGTGAACGTCTAGAACTGAACAAGAGGAAAGCATCATCCTGCAGCTCCAAGGCCTATGATCCTCCTGAAGAAGCTGAGGTTCCATGGAAAACCAAGGAAGTTTCTGAACTTCAGACTTACATTAATGACAAAGT TTCTCTGGATCCTTcagatatcagaaacaaag AGTCTCTTAAAGATAATTTGGGATCCGAAGTGACATTGTTGGAAGCATTCCAGGTGAGGTCTCTGATATGTCTTACCAAGTTCTGCTAG
- the LOC135615741 gene encoding uncharacterized protein LOC135615741 isoform X2 has product MLQWMGGSRRKVNTSRKSMHNKKRQQQTTGLDNHIHDSSKRAHYPEEPRSLDILSFLNLATVAQQGYSSHNSCFQQEILLPDKCSAAITENASATQSLSNKVEGYKASASSCKFSPISTHLKSEEKQEDIQDEVSVLDLLNDDNKKIDCRGRVVPESHVSFSVGGLGNVGMETPAHSPRTQIRSFVSPLRMSKQVQNSANLRSMSYDLEIELSAAMCDTEKPIHGHSAGVACKQKGTFEKENRTSMKFIDSCIYSDVLDDLSDCFGSGNENFQECRNELWECKFFL; this is encoded by the exons ATGTTACAGTGGATGGGAGGCTCACGGAGGAAGGTGAATACT TCCAGGAAGTCAATGCATAATAA GAAACGTCAACAGCAGACAACTGGACTGGATAATCATATTCATGACAGTAGTAAGCGAGCACACTATCCTGAGGAACCTCGATCACTTGATATACTAAGCTTTCTAAACTTGGCAACAGTTGCTCAACAAGGTTACTCAAGTCACAATTCTT GTTTTCAACAAGAGATTTTGTTACCAGATAA GTGTTCTGCAGCCATCACTGAAAATGCTTCAGCAACTCAAAGCCTTAGCAACAAAGTGGAAGGCTATAAGGCATCGGCATCTTCCTGTAAATTTAGTCCCATTTCTACTCATTTGAAATCAGAGGAAAAACAAGAGGATATCCAGGATG AGGTCTCAGTCCTTGATCTACTCAATGATGACAACAAAAAAATTGACTGCAGAGGAAGAGTAGTTCCTGAAAGTCATGTTTCCTTTTCAGTGGGAG GTCTTGGTAATGTTGGGATGGAAACTCCTGCTCACTCACCAAGAACACAAATAAG GAGTTTCGTTTCACCTCTAAGGATGTCAAAGCAAGTACAAAATTCGGCAAATCTTAGGTCCATGTCTTATGATCTTGAGATAGAACTG AGTGCAGCTATGTGTGATACTGAGAAGCCAATACATGGGCATTCTGCTGGAGTAGCTTGCAAACAAAAGGGTACTTTTGAAAAGGAGAATAGGACAAGTATGAAGTTTATTGACTCATGTATCTACTCAGATGTGCTTGATGATCTATCTGATTGCTTTGGTAGTGGcaatgaaaattttcaagaatgtcGAAATGAACTATGGGAATGTAAGTTCTTCCTTTAA
- the LOC103989892 gene encoding trans-cinnamate 4-monooxygenase, with product MQPNPPGVISPTSFRSTCARSLRGQREHHLELDAVLGGTKTRSPTSRLSSRRPSATAGRRHDAKLAGYDVSAESKILVNAWWLANNPALWRKPEMSRPGAALPVGGGRRGAQRKLLPVPVHGPAGRWSCPGIVLALPIIGIVLGRLVQNFELLRPRGRDKIDTAEKAGQFSLHIMMHSIVVCKPGVWTDFAFALRVGKAEKMRREEGKLRSIHRLKDL from the exons ATGCAGCCAAACCCACCTGGT GTCATCAGCCCAACTTCGTTCAGATCTACGTGCGCAAGAAGCCTTCGGGGACAGCGCGAGCATCACCTGGAACTCGACGCCGTCCTTGGAGGTACCAAGACACGGAGCCCGACCTCTAGGCTGTCGTCAAGGAGACCCTCCGCTACAGCAGGCCGTCGTCACGACGCCAAGCTCGCCGGCTACGATGTCTCCGCCGAGAGCAAGATCCTGGTCAACGCCTGGTGGCTCGCCAACAACCCCGCCCTGTGGAGGAAGCCCGAGATGTCCCGCCCGGGCGCAGCGCTTCCTGTAGGAGGAGGCCGACGTGGAGCCCAGCGGAAACTACTTCCGGTACCTGTCCATGGGCCTGCCGGCCGCTGGAGCTGCCCCGGGATCGTCCTCGCGCTACCCATCATTGGTATCGTCCTCGGCCGGCTGGTGCAGAACTTCGAGCTGCTGCGGCCGCGGGGGCGGGACAAGATCGACACTGCCGAGAAGGCCGGCCAGTTCAGCCTCCATATCATGATGCACTCCATCGTGGTGTGCAAGCCCGGGGTGTGGACTGATTTTGCATTTGCTCTACGAGTGGGAAAAGCCGAGAAGATGAGAAGGGAAGAAGG AAAACTTCGTTCGATCCATCGACTGAAAGATTTGTAG
- the LOC135615741 gene encoding uncharacterized protein LOC135615741 isoform X1, whose translation MLQWMGGSRRKVNTSRKSMHNKQKHYFEQRKRQQQTTGLDNHIHDSSKRAHYPEEPRSLDILSFLNLATVAQQGYSSHNSCFQQEILLPDKCSAAITENASATQSLSNKVEGYKASASSCKFSPISTHLKSEEKQEDIQDEVSVLDLLNDDNKKIDCRGRVVPESHVSFSVGGLGNVGMETPAHSPRTQIRSFVSPLRMSKQVQNSANLRSMSYDLEIELSAAMCDTEKPIHGHSAGVACKQKGTFEKENRTSMKFIDSCIYSDVLDDLSDCFGSGNENFQECRNELWECKFFL comes from the exons ATGTTACAGTGGATGGGAGGCTCACGGAGGAAGGTGAATACT TCCAGGAAGTCAATGCATAATAA GCAAAAACATTACTTTGAACAAAGGAAACGTCAACAGCAGACAACTGGACTGGATAATCATATTCATGACAGTAGTAAGCGAGCACACTATCCTGAGGAACCTCGATCACTTGATATACTAAGCTTTCTAAACTTGGCAACAGTTGCTCAACAAGGTTACTCAAGTCACAATTCTT GTTTTCAACAAGAGATTTTGTTACCAGATAA GTGTTCTGCAGCCATCACTGAAAATGCTTCAGCAACTCAAAGCCTTAGCAACAAAGTGGAAGGCTATAAGGCATCGGCATCTTCCTGTAAATTTAGTCCCATTTCTACTCATTTGAAATCAGAGGAAAAACAAGAGGATATCCAGGATG AGGTCTCAGTCCTTGATCTACTCAATGATGACAACAAAAAAATTGACTGCAGAGGAAGAGTAGTTCCTGAAAGTCATGTTTCCTTTTCAGTGGGAG GTCTTGGTAATGTTGGGATGGAAACTCCTGCTCACTCACCAAGAACACAAATAAG GAGTTTCGTTTCACCTCTAAGGATGTCAAAGCAAGTACAAAATTCGGCAAATCTTAGGTCCATGTCTTATGATCTTGAGATAGAACTG AGTGCAGCTATGTGTGATACTGAGAAGCCAATACATGGGCATTCTGCTGGAGTAGCTTGCAAACAAAAGGGTACTTTTGAAAAGGAGAATAGGACAAGTATGAAGTTTATTGACTCATGTATCTACTCAGATGTGCTTGATGATCTATCTGATTGCTTTGGTAGTGGcaatgaaaattttcaagaatgtcGAAATGAACTATGGGAATGTAAGTTCTTCCTTTAA
- the LOC135615741 gene encoding uncharacterized protein LOC135615741 isoform X3, whose translation MLQWMGGSRRKVNTSRKSMHNKQKHYFEQRKRQQQTTGLDNHIHDSSKRAHYPEEPRSLDILSFLNLATVAQQGYSSHNSCFQQEILLPDKCSAAITENASATQSLSNKVEGYKASASSCKFSPISTHLKSEEKQEDIQDEVSVLDLLNDDNKKIDCRGRVVPESHVSFSVGGLGNVGMETPAHSPRTQIRVQLCVILRSQYMGILLE comes from the exons ATGTTACAGTGGATGGGAGGCTCACGGAGGAAGGTGAATACT TCCAGGAAGTCAATGCATAATAA GCAAAAACATTACTTTGAACAAAGGAAACGTCAACAGCAGACAACTGGACTGGATAATCATATTCATGACAGTAGTAAGCGAGCACACTATCCTGAGGAACCTCGATCACTTGATATACTAAGCTTTCTAAACTTGGCAACAGTTGCTCAACAAGGTTACTCAAGTCACAATTCTT GTTTTCAACAAGAGATTTTGTTACCAGATAA GTGTTCTGCAGCCATCACTGAAAATGCTTCAGCAACTCAAAGCCTTAGCAACAAAGTGGAAGGCTATAAGGCATCGGCATCTTCCTGTAAATTTAGTCCCATTTCTACTCATTTGAAATCAGAGGAAAAACAAGAGGATATCCAGGATG AGGTCTCAGTCCTTGATCTACTCAATGATGACAACAAAAAAATTGACTGCAGAGGAAGAGTAGTTCCTGAAAGTCATGTTTCCTTTTCAGTGGGAG GTCTTGGTAATGTTGGGATGGAAACTCCTGCTCACTCACCAAGAACACAAATAAG AGTGCAGCTATGTGTGATACTGAGAAGCCAATACATGGGCATTCTGCTGGAGTAG
- the LOC135613707 gene encoding WRKY transcription factor 55-like — MDDILSQVFDACRLARELETSLRLSNVPTDPHYLLGSCEEIVGAFNEAIRRLHAGNLSSYPSQMLLGEAPGSRLDPGAGEGSSRGTGCMQVANGLRTPVVGAWGLEINSAAPMGPSNYPGTPNTGVESFVGGGGEPRLGAERPLSGRRADGSLPHRSSRTRMDDGTVTRRVPALRTGNMEMPPDDGYTWRKYGQKDILNSRFPRQAFAFDPLAAYLQSTVS, encoded by the exons ATGGACGACATCCTGTCTCAAGTCTTTGACGCATGCAGGCTCGCCAGAGAACTGGAGACCAGCCTCCGCCTGTCCAACGTCCCGACCGATCCCCACTACCTCTTGGGCTCCTGCGAGGAGATCGTCGGCGCCTTCAACGAGGCCATCCGCCGGTTGCACGCAGGAAATCTGTCTTCCTACCCCTCCCAAATGCTCTTAGGGGAGGCCCCGGGTTCCCGGCTGGACCCCGGCGCCGGAGAAGGAAGCTCGCGCGGCACGGGTTGCATGCAGGTGGCCAATGGTCTGAGAACACCGGTGGTGGGGGCGTGGGGGCTGGAAATCAACTCCGCCGCTCCCATGGGGCCCTCGAACTATCCCGGCACACCGAATACGGGCGTGGAGTCATTCGTCGGCGGCGGCGGTGAGCCTCGATTGGGTGCGGAGAGACCGTTGTCCGGGCGGCGAGCCGACGGGTCTTTGCCGCACAGATCTTCGAGGACGAG GATGGACGACGGCACGGTGACGAGGAGGGTGCCGGCGCTTCGGACGGGGAACATGGAGATGCCTCCTGACGACGGCTACACCTGGAGGAAGTACGGACAAAAAGACATACTCAATTCCAGGTTTCCCAGGCAAGCTTTCGCTTTCGATCCCCTTGCAGCTTATCTGCAATCTACAGTATCGTGA